A genomic window from Gracilinanus agilis isolate LMUSP501 chromosome X, AgileGrace, whole genome shotgun sequence includes:
- the LOC123253704 gene encoding uncharacterized protein CXorf49-like, whose product MASVPLGEGRGPGFCRICLRGRAQKRSSSKSHSPDGRTLSPATPGYRDSFAQEAKVIAEQLQGHGGADVSTIEAELPPSDLTSSASFLDPTPSAQGQGQGQGQESVSPLSPPPPDSEEPSLLSPSALDLLFLKGPSALEEAASPADLGRWQLNVTMELPSPAPDALQAGEPSALAPKSPPTPQVSTELNKTCLLRSGAPPQEAAQPECGPALEERAGRDLSDVPGNKTFSFSPAAAFVTSTPHSGGAASGGLKLLQGVSGFNFPESPAAQEAPRMAQAEQPSARRSQGPLASAGNLPKALPKSGPLGKVVQEKRSLGGASLAVSRRGYQGHPFPGQKRWSAIPYKASGLPVLLKGRNSEAGRMKEAEPPAKAGNSPPPAAKVSQLLHSKSVPPRLSLHQRGSSLRDPKSRDPQAARSSRSLVPTQGARSRVPSKTVLDVQPHQQDRKLQPSPGPSCPQCLVLQKQVEDLKSQLAALQCLSGELQGLQGLVQDPSTANAGDTT is encoded by the exons ATGGCCTCGGTGCccctgggagaagggaggggcccaGGGTTTTGCCGAATCTGCCTGAGGGGGCGGGCCCAGAAACGGTCCAGCAGTAAGTCG CATTCTCCCGATGGCCGGACCCTGAGTCCTGCCACCCCGGGCTACAGAGACAGCTTTGCCCAAGAGGCCAAGGTCATTGCGGAGCAGCTGCAAGGTCACGGGGGAGCAGATGTATCCACCATTGAGGCTGAGCTCCCACCTTCAGACTTGACATCCTCTGCTTCTTTTCTGGACCCAACACCCAGTGCCCAGGGCCAGGGCCAGGGCCAAGGCCAGGAGAGTGTCAGCCcactttctccccctcctccagaCTCGGAGGAACCTTCCCTGCTCTCCCCCAGTGCCCTGGACCTTCTGTTTCTCAAAGGGCCGTCAGCCTTGGAGGAGGCTGCCAGTCCTGCCGACCTGGGCAGATGGCAGCTTAACGTGACCATGGAGCTCCCTAGCCCAGCTCCTGATGCCTTACAGGCTGGCGAGCCTTCTGCCTTGGCCCCCAAAAGTCCACCAACCCCCCAGGTAAGCACTGAGCTCAACAAGACCTGTCTGCTTCGCTCAGGTGCTCCTCCCCAAGAAGCAGCCCAGCCAGAATGCGGCCCCGCCCTGGAAGAAAGAGCCGGCAGGGACCTCTCTGATGTGCCGGGCAATAAGACTTTTTCATTTAGCCCGGCTGCTGCCTTTGTGACCTCCACACCACACAGCGGAGGTGCAGCTTCCGGGGGGCTGAAACTGCTCCAGGGAGTTTCTGGCTTCAACTTCCCAGAGAGCCCCGCAGCTCAAGAAGCACCCAGGATGGCCCAAGCAGAGCAGCCCAGTGCCAGACGCTCCCAGGGGCCTCTGGCCTCTGCTGGCAACCTGCCCAAGGCCCTCCCAAAAAGTGGCCCTTTGGGGAAGGTGGTCCAGGAGAAACGATCCCTGGGTGGGGCCTCTCTCGCCGTATCCAGGAGGGGGTATCAGGGCCATCCTTTCCCAGGGCAGAAGAGATGGTCAGCCATCCCCTACAAAGCCTCTGGCTTGCCTGTCCTGCTGAAGGGCAGGAATAGTGAGGCGGGCAGGATGAAGGAAGCAGAACCGCCAGCCAAAGCAGGGAATAGCCCCCCCCCAGCAGCCAAGGTATCTCAA CTG CTCCACAGCAAATCAGTGCCACCTCGACTCTCCTTGCATCAGAGAGGCTCCAGTCTCCGAGACCCCAAGTCCAGGGACCCCCAGGCCGCTCGAAGTTCCAGGTCTTTGGTCCCTACCCAGGGCGCCCGTTCCAGAGTCCCCTCTAAGACAG TTCTAGATGTGCAGCCCCACCAGCAGGACAGGAAGCTCCAACCTTCTCCAGGGCCCTCATGCCCCCAG TGCCTTGTGCTGCAGAAGCAAGTAGAGGACCTCAAAAGCCAGCTAG CTGCCTTGCAGTGCCTTAGTGGGGAGCTCCAGGGCCTCCAAG GCTTGGTCCAGGATCCATCCACAGCAAATGCCGGGGACACCACCTGA
- the RPS4X gene encoding 40S ribosomal protein S4, X isoform, producing the protein MARGPKKHLKRVAAPKHWMLDKLTGVFAPRPSTGPHKLRECLPLIIFLRNRLKYALTGDEVKKICMQRFIKIDGKVRTDTTYPVGFMDVISIEKTGEHFRLVYDTKGRFAVHRITAEEAKYKLCKVRKTFVGTKAIPHLVTHDARTIRYPDPLIKMNDTIQIDLETGKITDFIKFDTGNMCMVTGGANLGRIGVITNREKHPGSFDVVHVKDANGNSFATRLSNIFVIGKGNKPWISLPRGKGIRLTIAEERDKRLAAKQSNG; encoded by the exons ATG GCTCGTGGGCCCAAGAAGCACCTGAAGCGCGTGGCCGCCCCCAAGCACTGGATGCTGGACAAGCTGACCGGCGTGTTC GCTCCCAGGCCATCCACGGGTCCTCACAAGCTGAGAGAATGCCTCCCGCTCATCATCTTCCTCCGAAACCGCCTCAAGTACGCCCTGACCGGGGACGAGGTCAAGAAGATCTGCATGCAGCGCTTCATCAAGATCGATGGCAAGGTCCGCACTGATACCACCTACCCCGTTGGCTTCATGG ACGTCATCAGCATTGAGAAGACTGGGGAGCATTTCCGCCTGGTCTATGACACCAAGGGCCGCTTTGCCGTCCATCGCATCACAGCTGAGGAGGCCAAG TACAAACTCTGCAAAGTGAGAAAGACCTTTGTGGGCACCAAGGCCATTCCCCATCTGGTCACCCATGATGCCCGCACCATCCGCTATCCAGATCCTCTCATCAAAATGAACGACACCATCCAGATCGATCTGGAGACTGGCAAGATCACTGACTTCATTAAGTTTGACACCG GTAATATGTGTATGGTGACCGGTGGAGCTAACTTGGGGCGAATTGGTGTGATCACCAATAGGGAGAAACACCCAGGCTCCTTTGATGTGGTCCATGTGAAGGATGCCAATGGCAATAGCTTTGCCACCAGGCTTTCCAACATTTTTGTTATTGGGAAA GGTAACAAGCCGTGGATTTCTCTGCCCCGTGGCAAGGGCATCCGCCTCACCATTGCTGAAGAGAGAGATAAGAGGTTGGCAGCCAAACAGAGCAATGGTTGA